The following proteins are co-located in the Lacticaseibacillus paracasei subsp. paracasei genome:
- a CDS encoding FAD-dependent oxidoreductase, whose translation MKVLVIGATHAGTFATQQILTEHPDYDVTVYERNSNLSFLSCGIALWVGDHISDPDKMFYSSPEALAALGANMQMEHDVLAIDPVAKTVEVKDLKTGNVTTDTYDKLVYTTGSTPIVPNIPGIHDTDVHLCKNWHDAKALKALAPTIKSAIVIGAGYIGAELAEQYALTDKQVTLIDGLPRVLAKNFDATITDRVEKLYTDHGVNLALGEMVTGFDQGTDGEMTVTTDKGSYTADIAILCTGFRPNTELLKDHLETLPNGAVITDAYMQTSDPAIFAAGDTATVHYNPTGKNDYIPLATNAVRQGILVGKNIEKPTEKYLGTQSSSAVELFEHAIAASGMTTEGAKARGIEVASVTIEQDYRPDFMLTTTPVLCSLTWDPKTHEVKGGAFFSKHDISQSANVISLAIQTHMTIETLAMVDMLFQPNFDQPINWVNAVAMAAVAKAQEMEKTPVA comes from the coding sequence ATGAAAGTTCTTGTTATTGGTGCGACTCATGCCGGTACATTCGCAACACAGCAAATTTTGACAGAGCATCCCGATTACGACGTGACTGTCTATGAACGAAATAGCAATCTATCATTTCTATCATGTGGCATCGCTTTGTGGGTTGGTGATCATATCAGTGATCCTGATAAAATGTTTTATTCCAGTCCTGAAGCATTGGCTGCGCTGGGTGCTAACATGCAAATGGAGCATGACGTTTTGGCGATTGATCCTGTAGCGAAAACGGTTGAAGTCAAGGATCTCAAAACCGGCAACGTGACCACTGATACATATGACAAATTGGTTTACACAACTGGTTCGACGCCGATCGTCCCAAACATTCCGGGCATTCACGACACGGATGTTCATCTTTGCAAAAATTGGCATGATGCCAAGGCTTTAAAGGCGCTTGCTCCGACCATTAAAAGTGCGATCGTGATCGGTGCCGGCTATATTGGCGCCGAGCTTGCCGAACAGTATGCACTAACTGACAAACAAGTTACTTTGATCGATGGCTTACCACGTGTGTTGGCGAAAAACTTTGACGCTACCATTACAGATCGAGTAGAAAAACTTTATACGGATCATGGCGTCAATTTAGCACTGGGTGAGATGGTCACCGGTTTCGACCAAGGCACTGATGGTGAGATGACCGTCACAACTGACAAAGGCAGCTATACAGCAGATATCGCTATTTTGTGTACCGGTTTCCGACCAAACACGGAACTGCTGAAAGACCATTTGGAGACCTTGCCAAATGGTGCCGTGATCACCGACGCCTATATGCAAACTAGCGATCCTGCTATTTTTGCAGCCGGCGACACTGCTACCGTGCATTACAACCCGACTGGCAAAAATGACTACATTCCGTTAGCAACCAATGCCGTCCGTCAAGGTATTTTAGTCGGCAAAAATATTGAAAAACCAACCGAAAAGTATCTCGGTACCCAATCAAGCTCAGCGGTTGAACTTTTCGAACACGCCATTGCTGCCTCTGGCATGACCACTGAAGGAGCCAAAGCCCGTGGCATTGAGGTTGCCAGCGTGACCATTGAGCAGGATTACCGACCTGATTTTATGCTGACCACCACGCCGGTTCTTTGCAGCTTGACTTGGGATCCTAAAACGCACGAAGTCAAAGGCGGGGCCTTCTTTTCCAAGCATGACATCAGCCAAAGTGCCAATGTCATCTCCTTAGCGATTCAAACGCACATGACGATCGAAACATTGGCCATGGTCGACATGCTCTTCCAGCCAAACTTTGACCAGCCAATCAACTGGGTCAACGCCGTCGCCATGGCAGCCGTTGCCAAAGCTCAGGAAATGGAAAAAACACCGGTGGCTTAA
- a CDS encoding sce7725 family protein → MKYFPIIRGKLYDLAAVTQLVADHQLPKTVIPVIEPVKDIPGVTKVTSALVQAAHPGYVIQNPQVGTYQLLAAPRHVVVLSDVVQPARIFDARPAALVIATTAAQAKVLPRRQLALVPDEARVRRLALPHAIYLNDHFTVYPHTDDYGILQDEFYQYAPTSLPGIGFADYPLATSDYFEHGYPQRAVAIHLVYPAGDGTLRLHHFVSVNNDDFANPQAKFFEVLDQLTAWLPFHPDAQTTGTSAFMTAATRHHFPGLGIVRKYQLMHHLELIGRWLQPAQRH, encoded by the coding sequence ATGAAGTATTTTCCGATTATCCGGGGTAAATTATATGATCTGGCTGCGGTGACACAGCTGGTTGCCGATCACCAATTACCAAAAACCGTCATCCCTGTCATTGAACCGGTCAAAGATATCCCCGGCGTCACGAAGGTAACTAGCGCTCTGGTTCAAGCAGCACATCCGGGCTATGTAATTCAAAATCCGCAAGTCGGCACGTATCAGTTACTGGCAGCGCCGCGCCATGTTGTTGTTTTAAGTGACGTTGTGCAGCCCGCCCGAATTTTTGATGCCCGACCAGCCGCACTGGTGATCGCAACGACAGCAGCGCAAGCAAAAGTTCTGCCACGGCGCCAGCTAGCCTTGGTGCCTGATGAGGCGCGGGTTCGCCGACTGGCTTTGCCTCACGCCATTTATTTAAATGACCATTTCACCGTTTATCCACACACGGATGACTATGGTATCTTGCAAGATGAGTTTTATCAGTACGCTCCGACTTCACTGCCTGGTATCGGCTTTGCGGACTATCCCCTTGCCACCAGTGACTATTTCGAGCATGGTTATCCGCAACGAGCTGTCGCCATTCATCTGGTTTATCCAGCGGGCGATGGCACATTGCGATTGCATCACTTCGTTTCGGTTAATAATGACGACTTTGCCAATCCGCAAGCCAAGTTTTTCGAAGTCTTGGATCAACTAACGGCATGGCTGCCATTTCACCCAGATGCGCAAACAACTGGAACCAGTGCGTTCATGACCGCGGCCACCCGCCATCATTTTCCCGGCCTTGGCATTGTTCGTAAATATCAGCTCATGCATCATCTCGAACTCATCGGGCGCTGGTTGCAACCCGCGCAGCGACATTAA
- a CDS encoding helicase C-terminal domain-containing protein has protein sequence MANNRIGIREFVELTVRTGDLNPITSNSNNTAIIGSQIHRKLQAAHRESDYEKEVYLKTAVTVNNEDYQLEGRADGVWTDDTSLTVEEIKTSARPWEEATQNTKDRYWAQARIYGHLLCEQRHLDQATITLVYVQTSTDTVSRFSEVKSAAELADDFTDLLEEFRDWLKLRSDIIKRRNTSIDQLDFPFPQFRAGQHELAAAVYKAIYSQARLFVQAPTGTGKTISALFPTLKAMGTGLIQRAFYLTAKQSTRRVAEQAMALMAQAGLTAKSITLTAKDTITFADEPDDPSKNPYMLGYYDRLKPALHDLLEHEDQLTRPVIETYARKHRLDPFEFSLDASLFCDVIICDYNYLFDPLVFLQRFFSEKDDSNFFLIDEAHNLVSRARDMYTAAITDQDFVQLKKALTPYKSAPLTKVRRAMTRILNTLDATTSTLLTSQPTIFQDDPLDDLTAVLFRFTEVVHDWLSEPPTPALQPAVDLVLPVFFLANQYLRIGDFYDATFKTEVTKENGQIMVKELCLDPSQFVDEALKKGRGAVLFSATLSPMAYFQKLLGGIDNSLAYTLPSPFDPAKQAVIVDASVNTTYRRRTQDLPQLIASLTTLVRTKSGNYLFFFPSYAYLKTAYEAFTAANPDLKVCAQENAMTEADRQTFLDHFQTGSEPIIGFAVLGGIFAEGIDLKGSRLIGVAIISVGLPGINAETDQLRAYFDRANGQGFAYAYQLPGFNNVLQAGGRVIRGTKDVGVILLIDERFITPRYARLFPDHWTHAQVSYNPTQLAQLLTHFWEAHHENTANA, from the coding sequence GCCAAATTCATCGTAAACTTCAAGCTGCTCACCGTGAGTCCGATTACGAAAAGGAAGTTTACCTCAAAACCGCCGTCACCGTGAACAATGAAGACTATCAGCTCGAAGGCCGAGCGGATGGTGTCTGGACAGATGACACCAGCCTCACAGTTGAGGAAATCAAAACCAGTGCACGCCCATGGGAAGAGGCCACACAAAACACAAAAGACCGCTATTGGGCGCAAGCACGTATTTATGGCCATCTACTTTGTGAACAACGGCATTTGGATCAAGCAACAATCACGCTGGTTTATGTCCAGACCAGCACCGACACAGTCAGCCGTTTCAGTGAAGTCAAAAGTGCCGCCGAGTTGGCTGATGATTTCACTGATTTACTTGAAGAATTTCGCGACTGGCTCAAACTACGTAGTGATATCATCAAACGACGCAACACCTCCATCGACCAGCTTGATTTTCCATTTCCGCAATTCCGAGCTGGCCAACACGAGCTAGCCGCCGCTGTTTATAAGGCGATCTACAGCCAAGCACGTTTGTTTGTGCAAGCTCCCACCGGCACTGGTAAAACCATCTCTGCACTTTTCCCAACCTTAAAAGCGATGGGCACGGGCTTGATCCAGCGAGCCTTTTACCTAACTGCCAAGCAAAGCACTCGACGCGTGGCTGAACAGGCGATGGCCTTGATGGCGCAAGCAGGTTTAACCGCCAAAAGTATCACTTTAACGGCTAAAGACACCATCACATTTGCTGACGAACCTGATGACCCCAGCAAGAATCCTTACATGTTAGGTTACTATGATCGCCTAAAACCAGCCTTACACGATCTACTGGAACACGAGGATCAACTGACACGTCCCGTCATCGAGACTTATGCTCGCAAACATAGGCTCGATCCATTTGAATTTTCACTGGACGCCAGCCTATTTTGCGACGTCATCATCTGTGATTACAATTATCTCTTTGATCCGCTGGTTTTTTTGCAACGCTTTTTTAGCGAAAAAGATGACAGCAATTTCTTCCTGATCGATGAAGCGCACAACTTAGTCAGTCGCGCGCGGGACATGTACACCGCTGCCATCACAGATCAAGATTTCGTCCAGTTAAAAAAAGCGCTAACCCCTTATAAAAGTGCCCCGTTGACAAAAGTTCGCCGCGCCATGACACGTATTTTGAATACCCTTGATGCAACGACTTCAACCTTGTTGACCTCACAACCGACCATCTTTCAAGATGATCCGCTTGATGACCTCACCGCAGTTCTTTTTCGCTTCACCGAAGTCGTTCACGATTGGCTCAGCGAACCGCCAACCCCCGCGTTGCAACCTGCTGTCGATCTCGTTTTGCCGGTATTTTTTCTAGCCAATCAATATCTGCGAATTGGCGACTTCTATGACGCGACATTCAAAACCGAAGTCACTAAAGAAAACGGCCAGATTATGGTTAAAGAACTGTGTCTCGATCCGTCGCAATTTGTGGACGAAGCCTTGAAAAAAGGGCGTGGTGCCGTCTTATTTTCGGCGACCTTATCACCGATGGCATATTTTCAAAAGTTGCTTGGCGGGATCGACAACAGTCTCGCCTATACGCTGCCCTCCCCATTTGATCCCGCCAAACAAGCAGTTATTGTTGACGCTAGTGTCAATACGACTTATCGACGACGCACGCAGGATTTGCCGCAGTTGATTGCGAGCCTGACAACATTAGTTCGCACCAAAAGCGGCAATTATCTCTTCTTTTTTCCATCCTATGCCTACTTGAAAACGGCCTATGAAGCCTTCACTGCGGCGAATCCCGATCTAAAGGTTTGCGCTCAAGAAAATGCCATGACTGAAGCGGATCGGCAAACATTTCTAGATCATTTTCAAACTGGTAGTGAACCGATTATCGGGTTTGCCGTGCTTGGCGGGATCTTTGCTGAAGGCATTGATCTCAAGGGAAGTCGACTGATTGGCGTTGCCATTATCTCCGTGGGGTTGCCAGGTATCAATGCTGAAACCGATCAACTGCGGGCCTATTTTGATCGGGCGAACGGTCAAGGCTTCGCATATGCCTATCAGCTGCCGGGTTTCAATAACGTGTTACAAGCAGGTGGCCGCGTCATCCGCGGTACCAAGGACGTCGGGGTCATTCTGCTGATTGACGAACGTTTTATTACCCCACGTTATGCCCGCCTTTTTCCAGATCACTGGACCCACGCCCAAGTCAGCTACAACCCAACGCAATTAGCTCAACTCTTGACGCATTTCTGGGAGGCCCATCATGAAAACACAGCTAACGCTTGA